In Sutterella faecalis, a genomic segment contains:
- a CDS encoding metal ABC transporter ATP-binding protein, with translation MISISHLYFSYTGGAPYLLKDLSFDIEEGSYVSIIGMNGAGKTTLMRLILGFLSPSSGGIMVSTKAIGYVPQTDPTSMAGFPITVEELLFSFASAKGMPRSGREEAVENVLDAVGMAGMKRSLFPSLSGGERQRVLLARALLGENRLLILDEPSTGVDLKSQRELYALLKVLNRQRGITIVAVEHNLAEAIASSTELIHLKDGRAHICSPAAYQEEEKKELEPDRNEG, from the coding sequence ATGATTTCCATTTCGCATCTTTACTTTTCGTACACCGGGGGCGCCCCCTACCTGCTCAAGGACCTCTCCTTCGATATTGAGGAAGGAAGCTACGTCTCCATCATCGGCATGAACGGCGCGGGGAAAACCACGCTCATGCGCCTCATCCTTGGATTTTTGTCTCCCTCCTCCGGAGGAATCATGGTGTCGACGAAGGCGATCGGTTATGTGCCGCAGACGGATCCGACTTCCATGGCCGGATTCCCCATCACGGTGGAGGAGCTCCTTTTCTCGTTTGCATCCGCGAAGGGGATGCCCCGGAGCGGCCGGGAGGAGGCCGTGGAGAATGTGCTCGACGCCGTCGGCATGGCCGGCATGAAGCGATCACTTTTCCCAAGTCTTTCGGGAGGAGAGCGCCAGCGCGTGCTCCTCGCCAGAGCGCTTCTGGGCGAGAACCGCCTTCTCATTCTCGATGAGCCTTCGACCGGCGTGGATCTGAAGAGCCAGCGGGAGCTTTATGCGCTGCTCAAGGTCCTCAACCGGCAGAGGGGAATCACGATCGTCGCAGTGGAGCACAACCTCGCTGAGGCCATCGCCTCAAGCACGGAGCTCATTCACTTGAAGGACGGCCGCGCGCACATCTGCTCGCCGGCTGCCTATCAGGAAGAAGAGAAGAAGGAACTGGAACCGGATCGCAATGAAGGCTGA
- a CDS encoding NAD(+) synthase, whose amino-acid sequence MRIGSNSTGFVRLGAASFRTHPGEPLANAREIEKVLEDAGRAKTDLLVLPELALTGYTCGDLFLRAGLLGKVNEALGMVLEASRRTPEMIVLLGLPLLSEGQLYNAALFLQNGRPLAAVPKSFLPNYQEFYEARWFSPAGDALSDSAEVAGMRIPFGTDIIVESESGIRAAAEICEDLWVGVPPSARHAAAGANVIANLSASNETTGKARFRRDLVRMTSAREIAAMVYASSGEGESTTDLVFSGHKLIASGGRIAAESIWTSGIVSAEVDLERIELERVRFRTMKEGLPKDAQRYRRVAADPTFAAKAPLWPAAVDAMPFVPKGEARRNERCREILGLQAAGLAERLAKTGIRRAVIGISGGLDSTLALLVAAEAFDRLGRPRSDILGISMPGFGTSEGTKESARRLMEALGIDSRTIDIRPACRQHFADIGHPEDQYDVVFENAQARERTQILMDVANAESGLVVGTSDMSELALGWATFNGDHMSMYAVNAGVPKTLVKHLVVTEGDMRPELRDILQTIAETEISPELLPPDASGRIQSTESTIGSYALHDFFLFHLMRSGFAREKIVALAKIAFSGTSPEEIDRTAAIFFRRFYAQQYKRSSMPDGPKIGSVALSPRGDLRLPSDLGRIE is encoded by the coding sequence ATGCGCATCGGCTCCAATTCGACCGGCTTCGTGAGGCTCGGGGCGGCTTCCTTCAGAACGCATCCGGGCGAACCCCTCGCCAATGCCCGCGAAATCGAAAAGGTTCTTGAGGATGCCGGCCGCGCGAAGACGGACCTTCTGGTCCTTCCGGAACTCGCGCTCACGGGCTACACCTGCGGGGACCTCTTCCTTCGCGCGGGGCTTCTCGGCAAAGTGAATGAAGCGCTCGGGATGGTACTGGAAGCCTCCCGCAGAACGCCCGAAATGATCGTCCTTCTTGGTCTTCCATTGCTTTCCGAGGGCCAACTCTACAACGCCGCTCTCTTCCTTCAGAACGGACGCCCGCTCGCCGCGGTCCCAAAGAGCTTTCTCCCCAATTATCAGGAGTTTTACGAGGCGCGATGGTTCTCTCCTGCGGGCGATGCGCTCTCGGATTCGGCTGAAGTCGCCGGCATGCGGATTCCCTTCGGCACCGACATCATCGTTGAATCGGAAAGCGGCATCCGGGCGGCCGCCGAAATCTGCGAAGACCTCTGGGTGGGCGTACCGCCGAGCGCGCGGCACGCGGCCGCAGGCGCAAACGTCATCGCGAACCTTTCCGCTTCGAACGAAACCACGGGGAAGGCGCGCTTCCGGCGCGATCTCGTCCGAATGACAAGCGCCCGGGAAATCGCCGCAATGGTCTATGCGTCTTCGGGCGAAGGCGAATCCACGACGGACCTCGTCTTCAGCGGCCACAAGCTCATTGCTTCAGGCGGGCGCATTGCGGCCGAGTCCATCTGGACGAGCGGCATTGTTTCGGCCGAGGTCGACCTCGAGCGGATTGAACTCGAGCGCGTGCGCTTTCGCACGATGAAGGAGGGGCTCCCGAAGGATGCGCAGCGCTATCGCCGCGTCGCGGCAGATCCCACCTTTGCCGCCAAAGCGCCGCTCTGGCCCGCGGCGGTGGATGCCATGCCCTTTGTGCCCAAAGGCGAAGCGCGCCGCAACGAACGCTGCCGGGAAATTCTGGGGCTACAGGCGGCCGGTCTCGCTGAAAGGCTTGCAAAGACCGGCATCCGCCGCGCCGTGATCGGTATTTCCGGGGGGCTCGACAGCACGCTCGCGCTCCTCGTCGCTGCAGAGGCTTTTGACCGGCTCGGCCGCCCGAGATCCGACATCCTCGGCATCTCCATGCCCGGATTCGGCACCTCCGAGGGTACGAAGGAAAGCGCAAGGCGCCTCATGGAAGCGCTCGGCATTGACAGCCGGACGATCGACATTCGCCCGGCCTGCCGGCAGCATTTTGCCGATATCGGCCACCCGGAAGACCAGTACGACGTGGTCTTTGAAAATGCGCAGGCGCGAGAGCGCACGCAGATTCTGATGGACGTCGCCAATGCGGAATCGGGCCTTGTGGTGGGCACCTCCGACATGAGCGAGCTCGCCCTCGGCTGGGCGACCTTCAACGGCGACCATATGTCGATGTATGCCGTGAACGCGGGCGTTCCGAAGACGCTCGTGAAGCACCTCGTCGTCACGGAGGGCGATATGCGCCCGGAACTCCGGGATATTCTTCAGACGATTGCAGAGACGGAAATCAGCCCTGAACTGCTTCCTCCCGATGCATCAGGCCGCATTCAATCGACCGAGTCGACGATCGGATCCTATGCGCTTCACGACTTCTTCCTCTTCCATCTGATGCGTTCTGGTTTTGCCAGGGAAAAGATCGTTGCGCTTGCGAAAATCGCCTTCAGCGGCACCTCGCCCGAAGAGATCGACCGCACCGCAGCGATCTTCTTCCGGCGCTTTTATGCGCAGCAATATAAGCGGAGCTCAATGCCCGACGGACCCAAGATCGGTTCGGTCGCATTGTCGCCGCGCGGCGATCTGAGGCTGCCCTCGGACCTCGGACGCATTGAATAG
- a CDS encoding Fur family transcriptional regulator, producing MPVRYSTRQRAAVLAALQANAGRYMGAEEVVEAIRQNGAAVGRTTVYRTLETLTREGVVRRFVLDKRTPAQYEYLNDPGAAEYHVQCRSCGKLFHLHCSEIDRMTASLSEHLLEDHGVELDLQSSVIQGLCSDCRAKGQAAASTPSAGVNSSPS from the coding sequence ATGCCCGTTAGATATTCGACGCGTCAGCGCGCAGCAGTCCTCGCTGCACTGCAGGCGAATGCCGGCAGGTACATGGGCGCCGAAGAGGTGGTGGAGGCGATTCGTCAGAACGGCGCGGCTGTCGGCCGCACAACGGTCTATCGAACGCTTGAAACGCTGACCCGGGAGGGCGTTGTGAGGCGTTTCGTTCTGGATAAGCGGACGCCCGCTCAATACGAGTATCTCAATGATCCGGGCGCAGCGGAGTACCACGTTCAGTGCCGCAGCTGCGGAAAGCTCTTTCACCTTCATTGTTCCGAAATCGACCGCATGACGGCCTCGCTTTCGGAGCATCTCCTCGAGGACCACGGCGTGGAGCTCGATCTCCAGAGTTCCGTCATTCAGGGGCTCTGCAGCGATTGCAGAGCAAAAGGTCAGGCCGCGGCATCAACGCCTTCCGCCGGCGTAAACTCCTCTCCTTCCTGA
- a CDS encoding metal ABC transporter permease, with amino-acid sequence MLELFQFGFMQRAAAAILAMAVLCPVIGIFFVLRRTSMIGDTLAHSSLAGVATALVFGANPLAGAFLFTALCGVLIEAMRGLFRERTDLILTVVLALAVGTAVTLITSGAVQGRAENFLFGSVLTVTDDDILMIGSITALALLYLSLSINELITISFDEDSARVAGIHVVFHRYAFAFLTAAAVAAAIPIAGVLVLSSMIAIPVATALQFKVGFRATFWSAIGISLFDAAAGLMLSAVVDAAPGGLTALVSVGVLALTAFWKRLIPILR; translated from the coding sequence ATGCTTGAACTTTTTCAATTCGGATTCATGCAGCGCGCTGCTGCGGCCATTCTCGCAATGGCCGTGCTCTGTCCCGTGATCGGGATTTTCTTTGTTCTGAGGCGCACCTCGATGATCGGCGACACGCTCGCCCACTCCTCGCTCGCGGGCGTCGCCACCGCACTCGTTTTCGGCGCTAATCCGCTCGCCGGGGCCTTTCTCTTCACCGCACTCTGCGGCGTGCTGATTGAAGCCATGAGAGGCCTCTTTCGCGAGCGCACGGACCTGATTCTCACGGTCGTGCTTGCGCTCGCTGTCGGCACGGCCGTGACGCTCATCACTTCGGGAGCCGTTCAGGGGCGGGCGGAAAACTTTCTTTTCGGGAGCGTTCTCACCGTTACCGACGACGACATCCTCATGATCGGGAGCATTACGGCGCTTGCGCTCCTTTATCTGTCGCTCTCCATCAACGAGCTCATCACTATTTCCTTTGATGAGGATTCGGCGAGGGTTGCCGGCATCCATGTGGTCTTTCACCGGTATGCATTTGCATTTCTCACGGCCGCGGCCGTTGCAGCCGCCATACCCATCGCCGGCGTGCTGGTTCTCTCCTCGATGATTGCGATCCCGGTGGCAACGGCGCTCCAGTTCAAGGTCGGCTTTCGCGCGACTTTCTGGAGCGCCATTGGAATCAGCCTTTTTGATGCGGCGGCGGGCCTCATGCTTTCTGCGGTCGTCGATGCGGCTCCGGGCGGACTCACGGCGCTGGTTTCTGTTGGGGTGCTCGCGCTTACAGCATTTTGGAAGCGCCTCATCCCGATTTTGCGGTGA
- a CDS encoding radical SAM protein, which yields MICNLCPRRCNADRSSAAGLKRSICRASDDIEIALVSLHAWEEPCISGKTGAGTIFFSHCNLRCCFCQNYEISAGGKGLRVSTERLSDIFLEEAQRGAACIELVTPGHYTRQIVEALESAKKRGLALPVVWNSNGYELEESLRMLDGLIDIFIPDLKYFDSRLGEKYSGVPHYFEYASKAIETMFSMTGPAVIGEDGLMKRGMIVRHLVLPWQWRDSCKCLSWLHERFGDDIYISVMNQYMPIFKACRHPEINRPLTTLEYQKVIRHAEAIGITKGFMQIGKTNEEKFIPHFNGDHVLPEVMPG from the coding sequence ATGATCTGCAATCTCTGCCCAAGACGCTGCAATGCCGACCGTTCCTCGGCAGCCGGTCTGAAGCGCAGCATCTGCCGCGCGAGCGACGATATTGAAATAGCCCTCGTGAGTCTTCACGCCTGGGAGGAGCCCTGCATTTCCGGGAAAACGGGTGCGGGCACGATCTTCTTCTCCCACTGCAATCTGCGCTGCTGCTTCTGTCAGAACTACGAAATCAGTGCGGGCGGCAAGGGGCTCCGCGTGTCGACGGAGCGGCTCTCGGACATTTTCCTTGAGGAGGCTCAAAGAGGCGCAGCCTGCATCGAGCTCGTGACGCCGGGTCACTACACGCGGCAGATTGTTGAGGCGCTCGAGTCTGCAAAAAAACGGGGCCTCGCGCTACCCGTCGTCTGGAATTCAAACGGCTATGAGCTCGAGGAGTCGTTAAGAATGCTCGACGGCCTCATCGATATCTTCATTCCGGATCTCAAGTATTTCGACAGCCGACTCGGAGAAAAGTATTCGGGCGTCCCGCACTATTTCGAATACGCTTCCAAAGCGATCGAAACGATGTTCAGCATGACGGGGCCGGCCGTCATCGGCGAGGACGGTCTCATGAAGCGCGGCATGATCGTGCGGCATCTGGTGCTTCCCTGGCAGTGGCGCGACAGCTGCAAATGCCTCTCGTGGCTCCATGAGCGCTTCGGCGACGACATCTACATTTCCGTCATGAATCAGTACATGCCGATCTTCAAGGCCTGCCGGCATCCGGAAATCAACCGGCCGCTCACGACCCTTGAGTACCAGAAGGTCATCCGTCACGCCGAAGCGATCGGCATCACGAAGGGCTTCATGCAGATCGGGAAGACGAACGAGGAGAAGTTCATCCCGCACTTCAACGGCGACCATGTGCTCCCGGAAGTGATGCCGGGTTGA
- a CDS encoding C69 family dipeptidase, which translates to MCTSLIAGEKATADGSFIVARSADSAAIKAQHFVHHPARQGQKGIYSTKAHGGVNDFTYPLPENSLAFTTIPFWKTQLHGAAGFNEAGLGLTGTESIFASEAALAVDPYVKETGITEDDIADVLLSRCRTAREGAMTLGAIIEEKGAGEGFGVAFVDQSEVWYLETGSGHQWLAQRTPADKYFASGNQGRFQDYDPESTDMMASKNLVEFAIEKGLYNPEKDGAFNFSKAYTRDDDRDRIYNDPRVWVMQKYFNPSLVQDPEAGRTFPVYLAPEKKVTVEDAKAMMRDHFEGTDHDPYSQGLRGDEPWRPISVFRTYEAHVLQVRPWLPKELGEVIYVAMGMADLSVFLPFYAGLSRSPESWTKGSDQGEADSAYWKFRRVQTLAMTDYPKLAPIVKKTWADFEADAKVRQEAMEAKVLELFEVDRAKALAELEAFNLGLIAEAERTAEKLLEKLFVIRTVDIEAVVPAKNRKNKD; encoded by the coding sequence ATGTGCACGAGTCTCATCGCCGGTGAAAAAGCCACTGCCGACGGTTCCTTCATCGTTGCCCGCAGCGCCGACAGCGCCGCCATCAAAGCGCAGCATTTCGTACACCACCCTGCCCGCCAGGGTCAGAAGGGCATTTACAGCACGAAGGCCCACGGCGGCGTGAACGACTTTACGTATCCGCTCCCTGAGAATTCGCTTGCCTTCACGACGATTCCCTTCTGGAAGACCCAGCTTCACGGCGCCGCGGGCTTCAACGAAGCCGGCCTCGGCCTCACGGGCACGGAATCGATCTTTGCGAGCGAAGCCGCCCTTGCGGTCGATCCCTACGTGAAGGAAACGGGCATTACCGAGGACGACATTGCCGACGTTCTCCTCTCGCGCTGCCGCACGGCCCGCGAAGGCGCCATGACGCTCGGCGCCATCATTGAGGAAAAGGGTGCCGGCGAAGGCTTCGGCGTCGCCTTTGTCGACCAGTCCGAAGTCTGGTACCTCGAAACGGGATCGGGCCACCAGTGGCTCGCTCAGAGAACCCCGGCAGACAAATATTTCGCGTCGGGCAATCAGGGGCGCTTCCAGGACTACGATCCCGAGTCAACCGACATGATGGCTTCGAAGAATCTCGTGGAGTTCGCCATCGAAAAGGGCCTCTACAACCCTGAAAAGGACGGCGCCTTCAATTTCTCGAAGGCCTATACGCGCGACGACGACCGCGACCGCATCTACAACGACCCGCGCGTCTGGGTGATGCAGAAGTACTTCAACCCCTCGCTCGTCCAGGATCCGGAAGCCGGCCGCACGTTCCCGGTCTACCTCGCCCCGGAAAAGAAGGTGACCGTTGAAGACGCCAAGGCCATGATGCGCGACCATTTTGAAGGCACCGACCACGACCCCTATTCCCAGGGGCTCCGCGGCGACGAACCCTGGCGCCCGATCAGCGTCTTCCGTACGTACGAAGCGCACGTGCTGCAGGTTCGCCCCTGGCTCCCGAAGGAATTGGGCGAAGTGATCTACGTCGCCATGGGCATGGCCGACCTCTCCGTCTTCCTCCCCTTCTATGCCGGTCTTTCGCGCTCGCCCGAATCTTGGACGAAGGGCTCCGACCAGGGCGAAGCGGATTCCGCCTACTGGAAGTTCCGCCGCGTGCAGACGCTTGCCATGACGGACTACCCGAAGCTCGCTCCGATCGTGAAGAAGACCTGGGCCGACTTTGAAGCCGATGCGAAGGTCCGTCAGGAGGCAATGGAAGCGAAGGTGCTCGAGCTCTTTGAAGTCGACCGCGCGAAGGCGCTCGCCGAGCTCGAAGCCTTCAACCTCGGCCTCATCGCCGAAGCCGAACGCACGGCTGAAAAGCTTCTCGAGAAGCTCTTCGTCATCCGCACCGTCGACATCGAAGCCGTTGTTCCGGCGAAGAACCGCAAGAACAAGGACTGA